In a single window of the Diospyros lotus cultivar Yz01 chromosome 10, ASM1463336v1, whole genome shotgun sequence genome:
- the LOC127811712 gene encoding uncharacterized protein LOC127811712 — protein MLQAVEGAVMDQSPVQLLLKGYLFADPLIPYISVIAGICASKMVYSLSQLISGVYLKSYPSLSQSQKVEWNNRAISTFHAIFITTVALYFTLCSDLYFSDQFGIPITLRSSSFSTFALGVSVGYFLSDLGMIFWFYPSLGGLEYVVHHLASVMAVAYAMLTAEGQLYTYMVLISETTTPGINLRWYLDAAGMKTSRAYLINGIVMFISWMVARILLFIYLLYHVYLHYDQVEQMRTRGIFLVVAVPLVLSIMNLMWFGRIVKGLKKTLAKKRD, from the exons ATGTTGCAGGCAGTTGAAGGAGCTGTCATGGACCAGAGCCCCGTACAGTTGCTTCTTAAGGGCTATCTATTTGCAGATCCTCTTATCCCTTACATTTCTGTTATTGCTGGCATTTGTGCTTCTAAAATG GTCTATAGTCTTAGCCAACTGATCAGTGGAGTTTATCTCAAGAGCTATCCCAGCCTTTCCCAGTCGCAGAAAGTTGAATGGAATAACAG GGCAATATCTACATTTCATGCCATTTTTATTACAACTGTGGCGCTATACTTCACGCTCTGTTCAGATCTCTATTTCAGCGACCAGTTTGGCATCCCTATTACATTACGAAGTTCTTCATTTTCCACATTTGCATTGGGG GTATCTGTTGGTTACTTCCTTTCTGACCTTGGAATGATATTTTGGTTTTATCCTTCTCTTGGTGGACTGGAGTAT GTGGTCCACCATCTTGCTTCTGTAATGGCAGTAGCATATGCCATGTTGACTGCAGAGGGACAGCTCTACACCTACATGGTTCTAATTTCTGAGACAACTACTCCAGGAATCAATTTGAGATG GTATCTTGATGCAGCTGGGATGAAGACTTCTAGAGCATACCTCATCAACGGGATTGTGATGTTCATCTCTTGGATG GTTGCCAGAATCCTGTTGTTCATCTATCTGTTGTATCATGTCTATCTGCATTATGATCAG GTTGAGCAGATGCGGACACGGGGGATATTCTTGGTGGTGGCAGTGCCATTGGTACTTTCCATCATGAACTTGATGTGGTTTGGGAGGATTGTGAAGGGATTAAAGAAGACTTTGGCTAAAAAGAGGGACTGA